One genomic segment of Ancylobacter sp. IITR112 includes these proteins:
- a CDS encoding methylated-DNA--[protein]-cysteine S-methyltransferase, which translates to MLAPNLDAAHPLEIAAADYEIVRRAVEYVNLRFRDQPEVEEIARASGVHPRALTDLFRRWCGLTPKDFLQAVTIDAARRVLTESDNVLDAAYELGLSGPGRLHDLFVVHESMSPGEWKSGGVGLVVRYGFHASPFGVALAMVTPRGLCGLAFADEGEEDAALADMRRRWPNALYIEDPIATAPYAARIFDRGTWSPDDPLRIVFIGTDFEVKVWETLMRIPLGKATTYSSIAQCVEKPKAARAIGAAVGKNPMSFVVPCHRVLGKNGDLTGYHWGLTRKRAILGWEAGQLTKG; encoded by the coding sequence GTGCTCGCGCCCAATCTCGACGCCGCCCATCCCCTGGAAATCGCCGCCGCGGATTATGAAATCGTCCGCCGCGCGGTGGAATATGTGAATCTGCGCTTCCGCGACCAGCCGGAGGTGGAGGAGATCGCCCGCGCTTCCGGGGTGCATCCCCGCGCGCTGACCGACCTGTTCCGCCGCTGGTGCGGGCTCACCCCGAAGGATTTTCTGCAGGCGGTGACCATCGACGCCGCGCGGCGGGTGCTGACTGAATCCGACAATGTGCTCGATGCCGCCTATGAACTCGGCCTTTCCGGGCCGGGGCGGCTGCACGATCTGTTCGTGGTGCATGAATCCATGTCGCCCGGCGAATGGAAGAGCGGCGGTGTGGGGCTGGTGGTGCGCTATGGCTTCCACGCCTCGCCCTTCGGCGTCGCGCTCGCGATGGTGACGCCGCGCGGCCTGTGCGGCCTCGCCTTCGCCGATGAGGGCGAGGAGGACGCCGCTTTGGCCGACATGCGCCGCCGCTGGCCGAACGCGCTCTATATCGAGGACCCCATCGCCACCGCCCCCTATGCGGCGCGCATCTTCGACCGCGGCACCTGGAGCCCGGACGATCCGCTGCGCATCGTCTTCATCGGCACCGATTTCGAGGTGAAGGTGTGGGAGACGCTGATGCGCATTCCGCTCGGCAAGGCCACCACCTATTCCAGCATCGCCCAATGCGTGGAAAAGCCGAAGGCGGCGCGCGCCATCGGCGCGGCGGTGGGCAAGAACCCGATGTCCTTCGTCGTGCCGTGCCATCGCGTGCTTGGCAAGAATGGCGATCTCACCGGCTATCACTGGGGCCTTACCCGCAAGCGCGCCATTCTCGGCTG
- a CDS encoding DUF2244 domain-containing protein yields the protein MSAANTAFPNEGAGFDEPELFSVRYQPHRSLGPRGFLVVMGIIAGISFVCGLAFLMMGAWPVFGLFGLDVLAIWWGFRLNFRAARACEEITVTPSVIRLRHVTADGTEYREELNPLWTRLTCEAIEDFGVQRLALEMRGRPYVIGSFLHTAQREELAESLARALAEAKRGVVRSAV from the coding sequence ATGAGCGCTGCCAATACCGCCTTTCCCAATGAGGGCGCCGGCTTCGATGAGCCGGAGCTGTTTTCCGTGCGCTACCAGCCGCACCGCTCGCTCGGGCCGCGCGGCTTTCTGGTGGTCATGGGCATCATTGCCGGCATCAGCTTCGTCTGCGGGCTGGCCTTTCTGATGATGGGTGCCTGGCCGGTGTTCGGCCTGTTCGGGCTCGACGTGCTGGCGATCTGGTGGGGGTTCCGGCTGAATTTCCGTGCCGCCCGCGCCTGCGAGGAAATCACCGTGACGCCAAGTGTCATCCGGCTGCGCCATGTCACGGCGGATGGCACGGAATATCGCGAGGAACTGAACCCGCTCTGGACCCGTCTGACCTGCGAGGCGATCGAGGATTTCGGCGTGCAGCGTCTGGCGCTGGAAATGCGCGGCCGGCCCTATGTGATCGGCAGCTTCCTGCACACGGCGCAGCGCGAGGAACTGGCGGAAAGCCTTGCCCGCGCCCTCGCCGAGGCCAAGCGCGGCGTGGTGCGCTCGGCGGTGTGA